The nucleotide sequence ATCCGAAGCTCCGACACCGGTGCTGACGGAACCATAATTCCGGAAAATTCTCCAACTAATTCCTAAAAATCGCGAGTGATTCGTTTTTCTCCAGACAAGTAGCTCTGGAGGAAAAAATGCGAACAACAATTTACAGTTTCGGCTTAGCCATCCTTTTCATTTCGGTGTCCTGTACGCAGGACTCCGGTTCCGAACACCTTTGGGAAGACGCAGAAAAATCTATCCAATTCCAATACGATCCATTCTTTAAGAAAAACCCGAAATCGATTTCAGATCTGGTCCAAAAAAATGGTAATACTTGTTTTGTCTCGGGAGAAGATCCAAATTTTCAAATTCAGCTCTGCATTTCTAAAGAAGGAATTTCCGAATTTTTGCAAATTTTTTCTGCTTGGAAAGACAGTGCATTGGTCTCCGAGTTCGGTTCCGTTCTTTCGGACGGATCAGAATATAGGATCGGAACCTATCCATTTTCCGAAATCAAGAAGAAGGTAGAAGGTTCCAAATTTGCCCTGATTGGGGACAGACAACTTAAATCCTTGATCGCTCGAGAAGTCGTTTGGGATAGGGCTCGATTCAATCTCAAAAATCATTTTAAAACTTTCAGTATATTCTTTCTTTCTAATGGAACCTCCTTCTTGGTGGTTTCTCCATCGGAAGGATCTGAAATTTACTTAGGAATTTCTTTCAATGCAACCGACTTACAAAAAGAGATCCAAAATCTGATCCGAGCCAAAAACCAAATCGGATCGGAAAACTGTTTAACTTCTCTACCGATCATTACGGAAATTTTCGGAGAAACGAATTCGAGTATTGGCAGATGGATTGAGATCTATAATCCGAATACTTTTCCGATCTGTGAAGAAGGTTTGGAATTAAGTTTATTCGAAAACAAGGTTTCCCTTCCTATAACGACCGGTTTTATTTCACCTTATGAGACTAGGATCTATGCGGAGGATTCTGCTTCTTTAGAAAGGATATCTCTTAGCGGACTGAAATGGGGGGATCTGAAGAAGTCTGGAAAAATTTACCTTGCCCGAGTGGATCAATCCTTTGAGTTCCATCTTCCTGGAGCGGGATATTTATTCGGAGAAACATACTATTCTTGGAAGGGGACTTCTTTCTCTCACTGTGAAACAACTTCTAAATTCTGTATGGATCCGGGAGAGAATGGTACCTCTACCTCTGCGAGTGATTTTGCCTGCGATCCAAACGATTTCGAAATCGAAGAGCTCAACCCGAACGGATTATTGTATAAAGGAATTTTTCAGGATGATTGGAAGTATTTAGATCTGATCTATAAAGGAAGGAAAATTTGTGATCCTTCTTCTTTAAGAATGCGTTGGGGAAAAAATATTTTCCCGATCAAAAGTTCGAATCGAATTGCAGAAGGTGAGATTCTTAGCGTTGGGAACCTTCCTTTTCTTCTAGGAAATCCTTTATATTCTTTTTCCAATATTAAATCAGTCGCCGTTATCGATATTGTTTCTCTATCGAATTCTAACGGAAAAGAGAAGGTTCTCTGGGACGGGATCTTTAGGACTTCCAAAGGAATTCCGACGAAAATCATACTCGAAAAAACAAATGGGGAAACCGTAAGTATTTGTTTTCGGAATGGAAAGCCGTTTTTGCATCCATATACGGCAGCCGATCCAGATACGAATCTAACTTCTTATTCCGGTATAGAAATTTTTTCCGAAAACCCTAGGACTTCTATCGGGCGAACATTTTGTTCCAAAACAGAGATCCCAAACAAGGTATATTTTTCAGAAGTGTCGTGGATGGGTTCTTACCAAGGGATCGAACCTATCTCAAAAGATCGATTTATAGAGTTTGCATCCGTTACGGAAAATTCTCCCGATTCCGCGTATTTAGAGATCATCCAAGGCAACGGAAGTATAGTCTCTATCCTTCTACCGTTAGAAAAAGAAGGTTTGACCTTACTTTCCTCCGGGAAAGCGATTTGTTTTCCACAAACCGAGTTTTGGCAGGATACAAGTTTTAGTTTACCTTCTTCCGGATCAAATCTTCTCAGAGTGTTTGATCCGTATACCGGAGAATTTTGGGACGAGTTTTCTTATAGTTCTTCCGGTCCGGGGATCAACGATACAAGGAATAAAATTCGAAAATCTGCATATTCTAAATTAGTATCGGACGTTCGAGTTTGGTCGGTAAGTTCCTATGCGGGGCGCCCCGTCAGAGACCCGAATTGCGCTTTGACGGATGCTCATCCGGGAATTCTGGAATAAGAAGTTCGTTTATGAAAAAATTGGTCTTCTTATTTCTTTTTTTATACGCACAAATCGTATCTTCCCAAGAAGTTCGGGATCCCTCTTTGGAGCTTTATTTCCAATGGGTCTTATTTCGAACCCAAGGACGGATCTCTGAAGAAAAGGAAAATTCTCGTATCGCTGCTTTGGCGTCTCCAGCAGTCCTTGGTTTTAAATTCGAGAAGTATAACGAAAAATTCATTACAAATTTAGAATGGACAATGATAACCACTTCGACCTCGGGAGTGGTGTTTTTACCGGGAAAAAACTCTTATTTTGGGATCCTTTATAAGGGATTTTTATGGGGAGCGGGAAGAAAATCCGACTCGGAAGAATTTCCAGCATGGTCTTCTTGGAAAGACGGGGTGGAAGGTCTGTTTGCGGAGACCGAATCGGATCGGATCAAGATCAGGTTCGATGCTTTGGATCTATACAGAGGATTTCCTTTATTCGAAAATCAATGGTTGAAACTACAAGGAAGAGAGTCATTTCTTCCGAAACAAGCAAGAGATGATCTGATTTCCGAAAAAGATCCTGCGTTTTCTTCCCAGGCAAGGTATAGAGCCGGAATCAGCTTAACCGGAAACATCGAAGATCGTTTTGTATATCGATGTAGGGTGCGTTATCTTTCTTTGGGAGACTGGGGAAGGTTCGGTTCCGATACGAAAGAATCCAAGGCCGAAAGTATAGAAGGGGACAAAGACTATTTAGTTGAATGGAGGCTCGGATTTGGATTTCTCTGGAAGTTCCTTTATATTTCCGGGGATCTTTTCCTTTCCAGAGGATTGGACAAAACCGGTTATCATCCTTCTCGAACGGAACGATCCATCCCGATCAGTGGAGAAGCCCTTCGGATCGATTTAGGTTTTTATAATACTTACGGGAAAATTTCCATTTTTGGATTTGTACCGGATCGAGAAAAAAGATCCTCTCAGGGCGAAATTTTGGAAACGGGTTTTATAGGAATGGGGGCTTCTCCCGTTTCGAATCCGATCTTACAGCAGGTCTGGGGATTTTACCCTTCTGCTTGGATTACGGACCGAGGATTAGAAAGAGAAGAAACCGATTTTCCTGGCAAACGGCCTGCAAATCTATTCGGTTGGAAAGCGGAAGGTACGTTTTTCGGAATTTCTCCAGGGATCCATTTTACTTATATCGGATTTTTAAAAGAGGAGAATTCTTCCTCCGGTCTTTGGTCAATTTCCGGAAACATGAAAAACAAATTTATAAGAGAAGCGGGTGTAAGTATCGCATGGTCACCTTTGGAAGATGGATCCGCCAAGATCGAATTGGATCTAGGAGGATTTGAGTCGGACCAAACAACCGGACTGAAACAATGGTATATGCTCTTTCGAATCGGAGGAGTTTGGAAATGAAGAAGTTCCTTTTACTCTTATTTACGGTCCTTTATTTCGTTCGTTGCGAAAGAACGGATGAAGAGGTTTCTATTTTCTGGGAAGAGGAATTCTATCCTAAGGTCTTCTTTTCCTATCCCGGCAGATTTGTTCCGGTCGGCAAAAAGAGAAATGTAAAAGAAGAGATCTTACGTATTATCCGAGAAGCGAAAGATTCAATCTACATGCATATCTATTCTTTCGATGAACCCGAGATAGAATCGGAACTCGTCCAAGCAAACCACAGAGGGGTCCGTCTGGAGCTCATGGGAGAATGGGGAAAAGTATATCCGGATTCAATTCTTCCTTTTTTGAAATATTGGAAAGGAACCGGATTGCAGCATACTAAGGTTTTAATTGCAGATCAGTCCTTAGTGTTTATCGGAACAGGTAATTTTACCTATTATGGTTTGGAACAGGATCATAACGCATATTTGGAATTCAAATTGGATTCCAGAGACTGGGAGAAATTTTATTCTTTTCTCAAAGAAGAATATCCATTTCCTGTTTTGAGAATTGCCGGATTAGAATTTTGGAATTCTCCTTTAGAAGGAGACCTCATCCAGAATCGACTTTTGGATTCCGTTTTGTCTTCTCGGCATTCTATCCGGTATCTGATTTTCGATCATTATGATCCGATTTTAAGTTCGGGACTTACTCGAATAAATCATGGATCTATTAGCGGAATCTATAATCGTCCAGTGGATCCGGAAGGAAATATTCTATCGAGCCTTCCTGAGATCGAAATATTGGAAGATGGGAATGAAGATATTTTAGACGATCCTACAATCGGTAAAGGAGGACTCCTACATCATAAAACTATGATCATTGATAATCTGGAAGTTTTGACAGGATCTTATAATTATTCTTTAAATGCCAGGGATTCCAATCGGGAGATATTACTCCGAATAAAAGATGCGCGTATTGCAAACGAATTTATAAAAGAATGGGAGAATATACGGAGTAAATCCAAACGAATCGAAGCCTCGGCAGTCGATTTGTTATCGAACACTTTTACTTTTGATCCGGAGAATGATCAGATTTGTAGATTGGAAAGACGACAGGAGGATACTTTCTTAGAGATCGGGTTTGCCTGGTTTCGGTGGAATCATTTCTACAAATGGAAAGAAGAAGTTTGTAAACCTATGGGAGATTATGAATCCATTAGTTCCCGTTATTTTGGAGGCAAAAACGAGTTTCCTGGCTCGCAGGCAGAAGACCTTGGAATTCGGCATTTTTCCCGAAAGGGAAAGATCGGATTTTCTATCCAAAGATCGGATTTGATGTCCGAGTTCCGTACTGCTATCTTAAAACCTTCTCATTTTTTAAGACCATTCCAATTTTTAGCGGCGGAAGGAGCCTGGGTTTTTCCGGAAAACTCGGAACTAACGGACCTTCTTCATTTTGAAAATTCTCCGAAACAAGTTTGGCTCTTAGAAAGGGGAAAACTCCCTAAGAAATTGGGGATCTCGGTAGAAGATCGTGTTTTTTATCTTTCGGAAAGTATAAGTTCAAATTCGGGTGTGGTTCTAGTCGAATATGAGAACTTTGGTTTGTATTTTTGTTATAAATCTATTAATTATTCTTTGAACTGGCCGGAGCAGATCTTATTTGCAGCTTATAATTTCCATGAGGGTTCCGTCCTTCTGGAAAAATACTCTAAATCCAATTTGGAATATTTTGCCGAACCCGGGCTTTCGAACCAAAGAAAGGAAAATTTATGCGTTATCTCTCTTTGATAAAAGGATCTCTCCCTTGACGAAAAGTCCAAGTAAGATCCAGAACAGGATGACTACTTCGTCATCCTGGAAATAACATTGGAATAATCCCGAGACAAAAAATCCGATCAGTCCATAAAAGAATATTATAACCTGAAAGTCTTGCCTGGATTGAAATAGATACCCGAGTAGAATGGCACCCAATCCCAGGTAGATCAATACAGCCGGGAGCCCAAATACGGATGCTAAATGAAAATAATCGTTATGGGCATGTCCTCTTTGGGTGACTTCGTAAAAGTAAGCGAGTTCCGGATATTTTTCGGAATGAGCAATTCGTACTTTTTCGATCTCCTTATTATAATTTCCAGGACCGACCCCGATGATCGGGTGTTCTTGGATCAACGGAAAACTTGAATCCCAGATAAAAGTCCTACCAGAGTCCGTATGTTTTTCTTTTCCGAAGAGTGGGCCTATTATCTTTTTACCGGCTGGACTGAATGCCAACACGAGCACGATCAAAAACAAAAGTCCTAAAAAAAACGAGGCACCTTTGATTAAAAAGGATTTCGAAAATTCTTTTCGGATAAAGAATAAATGAATTCCTGCAAAGAAGATAGTCACTCCGGCTCCGATCATACTGGACCTGGCCTGGTTCAATAAGAATACGAGGCAGTATAAAAAGAGTAACAGTCCCGCGATGAGTATCTTCTTTTTATCTCCTTGGATAAGTGTTCGTAAAAAACCGAATACCGCAAACGCGGAGAAAAATTGGAGCAAACCTCCGAAGGTCAAATGTGTGTTCATCAAACCTATGGAAATATACAGAGGGATAGAAGAAATAGACCCTAACGGATGAGTGAATCTATAACTTGTGGAAGTTTTGTATAGATCTGTGATGAGCCTGGAAAGTCGGACTGGGGTAAAACCTCCCACCACTCCAGTGAAAACCAGGAGTAAAAATAGCCAAAAGAGTGCACGATATACTTTGGGTAGATCCTCTTTTGTAGTAAATCCTACGGAGAGTAATCCGAAAAATAAAAAGAAGTCTTTAAGTTCTCCGTTCCAAGCAGACTTTGTGTATTCCGGTCCGGAATTACCAAAAACAAGGTGGATCAGAAATACGATCCCATACCAAAAAAAAAGGGAAATGGAAATTTTGGAAACAGGATGATTCGGTAGGATCTCCTTCCAATTCCCAACTTTGAGTTGATCCGCTAGTCCGAAAAAAAAGGAAAGAACTAAAAACCCCTGGCTGAGGCTGACTGAAATTCCGATCGAAGGAAGGGTAGCGAGTAAACAGAATAGATGTGCCTTTTTCAAAAACTCTTTCATCCGGTTTCTGGAAAGAATCTCACCGATCTATTCTTTGTAAATTCGATTATTTTTCACATAGATTTCTGGAATGGAGTAGCAAAATCCATATTATAAACGAGATTGGTTCCGCATTAGGAACCTAGATGAAGATTCTTTATTTTTCGGACACCTTTTTACCCAAAATTGACGGGGTCGCTATTTCGATGAAAAATTTTGCGGAAGCCCTCGCCGAAAGGGGACATGAATTTTTGATTTGTTGTCCACGTTATGGAGAAGGTGATTTCGACAGGATGGGGGATCGTATCCGATTGGAAAGATTCAGAAGCGGATATCTACCGAGTTACCCTGATATCAAGGTAGTTTTACCATCTCCTTCCAAAATTAAAAGGGCAATCAAGGAATTCCAACCGGATCTGGTGCATATTCACACTCCCGGGCTTATGGGAGTTTATGGGATCAATGCTACCGAAAAATACGGGATCCCAAGCATAGGGACTTATCATACATTGATGTCCGAACAGGATATGTATCTTTCTTTTTATCGCCTTCTCAAGCTGGACAAACTTTTCATGAGGATCGGAAAGTTAAATAAGAAGATCAAAATAAAGGACTTGGTGAAGTTCGAAAAATTCGACAAGTTCAACATACGCAAAAAAATCATTTTGAAAATTACGAATAATTTATACGATCGTTGCGATTTGATCATTTCTCCTTCTCATCTGATCAAAAAACAATTAGAGGAGTTCGGATTAAAGAAGCCAGTCGCTGTAATTTCAAACGGTCTGGACCTTTCTCAATTTAAGGGAAGTCCTAAAACTCTTACGGAAAGTCCTAAACTTCTACACGTCGGTAGGATTTCCTACGAGAAAAATTGCGATGTGATCATTAATTCTTTCAAATTGATCTTAGAAAAGATCCCGACCGCAACTCTTACGATCATCGGGGATGGGCCCGCTTTACCTTCTCTAAAGGTCCAGGCCCAAAAGCTTGGGATCGACCATGCGATTACTTTTACCGGATTTATAGATAGGGCCGAACTTCCTAAACATTATCCGAAATACGATTTGTTCTTAACGGCTTCTACTATGGAAACCCAAGGACTTGTGATCCTAGAATCCGTGGCCTGCGGTCTTCCGGCGGTTGGTGTGGATTCATTTGCGATCCCGGAATTAGTCCATGATGGAGTAAACGGATTTATCGCAAAACCGTTCGACGTAAAGGATATCGCCGAGAAAACCATTCGTATTTTGCACGATCCCGAGATGTATGCTTCTTTCTCTAAGGAATCCCTTAAAATTTCCCAAAGTCATGAAATGAAGGCTTGCGTGGATAGAATGGAAGAAGTTTATAAATCGGTCGCAGAACAAAAAAATAAGAAGAAAAAGAGATCTTTACTGAATACGATCTTCTCTTTGGATCCTTTCGGGATCATGGGCTGATTCAGAAAAGTGTATTGATATTCTTAATGACGTTGATCCGTTTGATTACGTCTTCCGGAGTAATTCTTTCCATACAGGCAAAATCTTTTCGGTAACATGTCGTATTTCCGTAAATACTACATGGCCTGCAAGGTAGATCTTCTATCTGCAGCACCCCGGTATCTTCCTGACCGAAAGGTGCAAATCCGGAAAGCGGGTGAGTGGTCCCGAATAATGCGATCACGGGGCGTTTGAGAAGCGCTGCGATATGTATATTGGAAGAATCCATTCCGATGATCACATCCATTCTTTCCATAATGCCCAATTCGCCTCGTATTCCCAGTTTACCTCCGGAAACGATCGTCATGGACTGGTCTCCGTTTCTCCATTCTTCCATTTGAACGGCTTCTTGGGAGGAACCGAATAAGAAAATCCGAATATTAGGAAATTCTTCTTTTAGCAGTTTGAGTAGTTCTAGGCTTTTTTCCAACGGCCATTCTTTCAATTTATGGCCTGCAAAAGGTGCGTATCCCACCCAAAGACCTTCTTTTTTGTCTATCTTTCTCGCAAGGAGGAAGTCCTTGGCGTAAATTTTGGATTCAGGGTCCACATTGATCCAAGGACCTTTTCGCACGACCGCAGGAAATCCCGCTTTTTCAAAAACTTTTAGGTATCTGTCCACCGTATGGGGAAGTTTACGCAAAACCTTACGGGTCCTGCGAATTTGGCGCATTTTCTCCCTTCTCCCCTTAATGATCCTAAAAACGGAAACTCCTCTGACCCAAAAGAAAAAACTGATAAAACGGGATCTAACGCTAGAATGTAAGTCCACGATCTTTTCGTACGGACCTAACTTATTCAATTCTTTGAATAAACGATATAAGCCCGAAAGACCTTTGTATTTTTTAAGATTGATCCCGATCACATGAACGTTCGGGATATTATAGAAGAAGGGAGCGTAATTCCCTCTGGTTACTACGGTAAGTTGTATATTCGTATACTTGGCGGCCACGGCGATCAATGCCGGAGCCATCAAGGCGACATCTCCCATCGCTGAGAATCTTAGCACCAAAAGATTCATGCTTGTTTTGTATATAAGGATGGGTTCAGATTTTTGTCGTTATACATTTTCATCTGTCTATACACCTTATAGAATTTATCTCCTTTGGCAAGATCGTCCAACAATTCATCCAAACATTTGGAAAGATCGGCCCTCTGTTCCAGCAAAACATTCAATTTGTTTTGGCAGGTTTGGATATGTTCGGGGCTTACATCCTTTCTTTCCGTTTGTTCTTTCATGTGATAAATTTTAAGTTCCAGGATACTCATCCTATCGATCAACCAAGCCGGGGTTTCCGAGTTCATTCTGGCGTTCGGCTTTTTCTCCACGGACTTGAACATAGCGGAGATCTGATCGTCAATCTGCTCAACTAGGTCGGTTCTTTCCTGGTTCAGAGCGTCGATTCTTCTTTTGAACTGTACGAGGTCTTTATCAGGAAGATCCGGTCTTCTGATCTCGTCCTCCACATGCCATTGAATGGTATCTATCTGGTTTTTTTGGTAAAAAAGGAATTCTAGGGAGGATGGAGGGAAAGGATTAGCAGAATGAGATTCCTCTTTATGCCAATCCGAGACGGAATTTTTGAATATCTCAACCACTTTGGCCGATTCTAACTTCATCGGAGCTAGAATTTACGCGATAGACCAAAAATCAAGAGGATTTCCTACTGGAAGTCCGTCGGCTAATACCAGAGTTCGATCTAGTTCCGCTTTACAAAATAAATTTCCCAGGTTAGGATTTTGCCCGCATGAAAAAAATAGTTCCTCCGGAAGCGTTGCAATTTTTAGCGTCTATCCCCTTGTTCAAGGGTCTCCCGAGAAAATTACTAGTCTTACTTTATGGTCACATAGAAGAACGAAATATCCATAATCACACTGTCCTTTATTATAAGGGAGAGATCTCCAAGGAACTCTACCTAATCCGACATGGCGAGGTGATGATTACCTTAGGCGAGGCAGGCAAAACGGTTCGATATCTGGGAGAAGGCGACGTATTCGCAGAGAATAGTGTTCTTACAAGGACGGCTCATACAGGTTCGGCAACCGCGATACTGGATACATTATTGTATGTTTTGGATGGTGAATATTTTCTAAAATTAGCCGCTAAAGAAAGAATACTTTCCCAAAACTTAATGAGGCTGATGGGAATGAGAATGAGAGAGGTGATGGAAGATTCTTCCAGCCCCGTCCATACTTCCAGAAGACTTGTATGCCATATCCCTATAGAAGAAGTAGAAGATTTTAAGATCCATTTGGAATCCATAGTCGATAACGGGAGAAAATCCCACGAAGGTCATGTTTCTCTTTTGAGAATGGATACGTTTAAAGGAAAATCGGTTTCCGACATGATCCGAACAATCGCAGGACTTAGAAAAAAGTCTTCCATACTACATCTTTATTTTAAGAACCCGGTGATCCAACCGGAGCTAGATAAGTTAGTACAACAATGCGATCAGATCGTCTTCTGGGAAGAAAAACCGGAAAGAAATCTAAAGCAGAAAAACGAAATCCTCGGTTATTGGGAACCACGCATCCGAAACTTTTCCGGAAGGACTTCTCGTATCATTGTTTCCGAAAACGGATTAAGAAAACATGAAGAATCCGCGAATCAAAAAATATTTTATAAGGGGGAAACATTCGCCAGATATTTGGTGTCTAGGACCCGCGGGCTTGCATTGGGCGGAGGAGGTGCGAGAGCCCTTGCTCATGTAGGTCTTTTGAAAGTTTTGGAGAGAGAGGGGATCCGTTTCGATTTTGTGAGCGGTTCTTCTTTCGGTGCTGTGATCGGAGCGCTTTATGCGAGGGGAGAAAGCACCGACTCCATCTTCAAAATGATCGGGAAGTTTTTCGGCGGAATAGAAAAACCTTTCGATCCTACTATACCGCTTATCTCATTCTTTAAAGGAAAAAGAATGCTTCGAATGTTAAAGGATGCATTCGGAACCCAATTGATAGAAGATCTAAAGATCCCGTTTGCGACCTCCGCAGTGGATCTTCATAGCGGACAAGAATATGTTATGGACCAAGGACCCATCTGGGAAGCGCTTGCGGCTGCAATGAGTTTGCCCGGGATGTTTCCTCCTGTATTCAAAGGAGATCATCTTTTGATAGACGGAGGCGTGATTAATAATGTTCCCGAAAACCTGATCCGAAAAAAAGGAGCCGATGTCATCCTATCCGTGAATGTTTCCCCACTTAGAGACGAGGGCATTGTTCGACTTTTGGAGGATAGAAAGGTAACCGGAAAATCCTTCTTCAAAAATCTTTGGGAAGATATTACGTATCCTCCGATCCTGAAGATCATGGCCAGAGCCATCACACTAGAAGGAAGAGAGATCACTAAATTGAGAAAGGAAAAGATGGATCTTTTTATCAATTTACATATAGAAGAATTCGCTTTTACAGATTTCGGAAAATACAAGGAAATTATAAAGAAGGGGGAATTGGAAACGGAAGCAGCAATCGGGGATATTCGTAAACTATTCTTCCCTTCAGAAAAATAGTCAGAGATAGCTAAGTATCTTTTCCTGGAGCTTATCGGAATGTTTTCTCCAGGAAAGTTTCCATTCTTCGCTTCCTTTTGGGCCAACTTTATTCGTAAGTGCAAATACGGTCCCGAAAGGAATATTAAAAAGATTGCAAACTTTTGCCAGACCGAAAGCTTCCATATTCTCGAAACCTAAACCTTCTACCTTGATCCTCTCCATAGCGCGAGGACTCAAATCTTCCAAAGTAACGGAACCGGTTCCGTTGGTAGCGGATTCTACAAAATCGTTACCATCGAACGGGAATTTTAGGTCGGGGAACTCGTATTTAAAAGTCATACTTTCAGGAAGTCTGATCTTTTTATCAAGGAAGGCGATCTGATAGTTTGCGAATACTTTTGAAATTCCGAATTTACCTTCCCAATCTTTTCGTGGGATCCAGGTATAAACTCCTGCGGATCCTATCCCGAAAATCGCTTTAGGTTTCCAGTTAGAAGGATCCGAGAGATATTTCTGGAGATTAATGGCGGCTTCCAATTCTCCAATGCCTGCCTCGAAGGTGTGGATCCGAGGATCCGATTTTAATTTGTCTATTTCTCCTGCGAAAGCCGCGCAGAAAAGGATGTCCTGGATTTTAAGGTCGCTCATCTGGTTAAAGAAAGATCGTTTTTATCAGATCTGCATAGAGTTCTGCAACCTTATTTCTTTTCACTTTCATGGTTTCGGTCAGTTCTTTTCCTTTTTCGAACTCCTTGTCTAAAAGGCGAAACTCGACTATTTTTTCGAAATTTTTAAATCCGTTCTTTTCGGAGATCGTCTTTTTGATCAGTTCCTTGTAAAACTTAATCACCCTCTGGTCTTTCACGAGTGTCGAATTATCATTCGGCAGAAGGATTCCTTGGTCGGAAAAATGATCCCTGAGTTTAGAAAAATCAGGCACAAGTAAAACCGCCAAAAACTTTTGGTCTTGGCCAAGAACAACTGCAGTCAGGGCCCAACCGGTTTCTAAAATTTTTCCTTCGATAGGTTCCGGTTCCACATTCTCTCCTGACGAAAGAACGATTGTGTCTTTTGCTCTCCCAGCAAATTTTAATTCGCCGGTTTTGGTCCAAACAAATAAGTCACCCGAGTTAAACCATCCATCCGAAAAATTGGATTGGGTCAGTTCCATATTTTTGTAGTAGCCTGCGGTCACATGAGGACCCTTATGCCAAGCGATCCCTTTGTCTCCCGGTGTGGAAACCACTACGTTTTGTTCATTGACTAATTTGATATGTGCACCTGGAAATACGGGTCCAATCGAGCCGGTTTTTGGGATTGGGAAACTTCCTAAGGCTCCCATACCGGTAGTCTCAGTCATCCCATAAGTTTCTATAATCGGAATTCCCATGGAGCGAAAGAAAAATTGGATCTTAGGAGGCATTGCTCCGGCTCCGCAGAATGCGTATCTCAATTGTCCGCCGAATAGGGCTCGGACCGGTGCGAGAACTTTTTGAGCTACAAGATTCAGGGAATAAAAGATAGGAAGAAGGAGGGTAGCAACCAATGTGTCGGTTAACTTCTCTTCTTTATTCTCCTCTTCCGTTTCCGAATAATTACCGGTGATAGTATCCAAAAGAGAA is from Leptospira sp. WS58.C1 and encodes:
- a CDS encoding glycosyltransferase family 9 protein, with the protein product MNLLVLRFSAMGDVALMAPALIAVAAKYTNIQLTVVTRGNYAPFFYNIPNVHVIGINLKKYKGLSGLYRLFKELNKLGPYEKIVDLHSSVRSRFISFFFWVRGVSVFRIIKGRREKMRQIRRTRKVLRKLPHTVDRYLKVFEKAGFPAVVRKGPWINVDPESKIYAKDFLLARKIDKKEGLWVGYAPFAGHKLKEWPLEKSLELLKLLKEEFPNIRIFLFGSSQEAVQMEEWRNGDQSMTIVSGGKLGIRGELGIMERMDVIIGMDSSNIHIAALLKRPVIALFGTTHPLSGFAPFGQEDTGVLQIEDLPCRPCSIYGNTTCYRKDFACMERITPEDVIKRINVIKNINTLF
- a CDS encoding DUF4254 domain-containing protein translates to MKLESAKVVEIFKNSVSDWHKEESHSANPFPPSSLEFLFYQKNQIDTIQWHVEDEIRRPDLPDKDLVQFKRRIDALNQERTDLVEQIDDQISAMFKSVEKKPNARMNSETPAWLIDRMSILELKIYHMKEQTERKDVSPEHIQTCQNKLNVLLEQRADLSKCLDELLDDLAKGDKFYKVYRQMKMYNDKNLNPSLYTKQA
- a CDS encoding patatin-like phospholipase family protein, whose translation is MKKIVPPEALQFLASIPLFKGLPRKLLVLLYGHIEERNIHNHTVLYYKGEISKELYLIRHGEVMITLGEAGKTVRYLGEGDVFAENSVLTRTAHTGSATAILDTLLYVLDGEYFLKLAAKERILSQNLMRLMGMRMREVMEDSSSPVHTSRRLVCHIPIEEVEDFKIHLESIVDNGRKSHEGHVSLLRMDTFKGKSVSDMIRTIAGLRKKSSILHLYFKNPVIQPELDKLVQQCDQIVFWEEKPERNLKQKNEILGYWEPRIRNFSGRTSRIIVSENGLRKHEESANQKIFYKGETFARYLVSRTRGLALGGGGARALAHVGLLKVLEREGIRFDFVSGSSFGAVIGALYARGESTDSIFKMIGKFFGGIEKPFDPTIPLISFFKGKRMLRMLKDAFGTQLIEDLKIPFATSAVDLHSGQEYVMDQGPIWEALAAAMSLPGMFPPVFKGDHLLIDGGVINNVPENLIRKKGADVILSVNVSPLRDEGIVRLLEDRKVTGKSFFKNLWEDITYPPILKIMARAITLEGREITKLRKEKMDLFINLHIEEFAFTDFGKYKEIIKKGELETEAAIGDIRKLFFPSEK
- a CDS encoding phosphorylase, whose product is MSDLKIQDILFCAAFAGEIDKLKSDPRIHTFEAGIGELEAAINLQKYLSDPSNWKPKAIFGIGSAGVYTWIPRKDWEGKFGISKVFANYQIAFLDKKIRLPESMTFKYEFPDLKFPFDGNDFVESATNGTGSVTLEDLSPRAMERIKVEGLGFENMEAFGLAKVCNLFNIPFGTVFALTNKVGPKGSEEWKLSWRKHSDKLQEKILSYL
- a CDS encoding AMP-dependent synthetase/ligase — translated: MEKRSIYHLVRDSCIHYKDRPFQWIWDEKVKSFSGISYSEWFLNLENLSGFFRQKNLGKGDKVGLFCDNRTEWALCSFSVMCSGGADVPRGCDASEEEIFYILDHTESKITFIEKEQTLVKLGKILNRLKHLETVILIETEENFASLPKLKSAYPKIEFIDLETAIAQGRTWVEKKGKSLLHSIGESLSENDIATIIYTSGTTGVPKGVVLKHRSFTWTIDQLQQFVPANYSDRVVVFLPPWHIAERILETALLSWGASLACSNVSQLTRDFEIIKPTVLVSVPRVWEALYRRIWDKVSKSSPIKLTIFKLAVRIAETYNSLLDTITGNYSETEEENKEEKLTDTLVATLLLPIFYSLNLVAQKVLAPVRALFGGQLRYAFCGAGAMPPKIQFFFRSMGIPIIETYGMTETTGMGALGSFPIPKTGSIGPVFPGAHIKLVNEQNVVVSTPGDKGIAWHKGPHVTAGYYKNMELTQSNFSDGWFNSGDLFVWTKTGELKFAGRAKDTIVLSSGENVEPEPIEGKILETGWALTAVVLGQDQKFLAVLLVPDFSKLRDHFSDQGILLPNDNSTLVKDQRVIKFYKELIKKTISEKNGFKNFEKIVEFRLLDKEFEKGKELTETMKVKRNKVAELYADLIKTIFL